The following coding sequences lie in one Brettanomyces bruxellensis chromosome 6, complete sequence genomic window:
- a CDS encoding uncharacterized protein (BUSCO:EOG09264FWI): protein MDGLKERKEAFVTGLTGGTITDVYVVTSISAVSYLIWCIIKKRTNLFENPRSVLSQLLDFLLNWNNLLLAVTIYANNIALLTFLIIIPAVFILLTSKSKKYVQRVIRINFKTLTVKEYLPFKSYITIYRSQMMILTCICILAVDFPIFPRRFAKVETWGTSLMDLGVGSFAFSMGVITARAYLRQHFLGKYSYFRNLFRAIKGSLPILGLGVFRLLSVKYFNYQEHVTEYGKYWNFFFTLGCLPPLTNLLSPIILKVSPLILSLTIGTTYEYILTNRGLMRYIISSPRVDFLSDNKEGIFSLIGYFCICLNGLALGSMILTVVPTPHNLTKMTSSREDLMAYHKSGKKSCDFTFTPVQGLTLISLLYHVLYLLGDKCYKYGVSRRMTNMLYVLWVSAYNSTFLLCYKLIENFVWGDVKVQYVDDKTSAKKPKNTDLSVIDPSVSVPSALTAVNNNSLVLFLVANLLTGVINMSYDTLDSSDWSGILVLMGYTFILSTFTMVLYHLGIKLR from the coding sequence ATGGACGGCTTGAAAGAGAGGAAAGAGGCATTTGTAACTGGACTCACCGGGGGTACAATTACAGATGTGTATGTGGTCACATCTATATCGGCAGTTTCATACTTGATCTGGTGCAtcatcaagaaaagaacaaatttatttgagaATCCACGGTCGGTACTCAGCCAATTGCTTGATTTTTTACTTAACTGGAACAACTTGTTATTGGCAGTGACTATATATGCGAATAACATCGCGCTCTTGACATTCTTAATCATAATTCCTGCTGTTTTCATTTTGCTGACATcgaaatcaaaaaagtaTGTTCAAAGGGTTATTAGGATCAATTTTAAAACACTTACAGTGAAGGAATATCTTCCATTTAAATCATACATCACGATATACAGGTCTCAAATGATGATTCTTACGTGTATTTGCATTCTTGCCGTGGATTTTCCAATCTTTCCCAGAAGATTCGCAAAAGTGGAAACTTGGGGTACTAGCTTGATGGATTTGGGAGTGGGatcatttgcattttcaatGGGAGTTATTACTGCCAGAGCTTATCTTCGCCAGCATTTCCttggaaaatattcatATTTCAGGAATCTTTTCCGCGCAATCAAAGGATCTCTTCCTATTCTTGGACTGGGTGTTTTCAGATTGTTGAgtgtgaaatatttcaactATCAGGAGCACGTTACTGAATATGGCAAATATtggaatttctttttcactttgGGATGTCTTCCACCCCTTACTAATCTTCTCTCCCCAATAATCTTGAAGGTTTCTCCATTAATTTTAAGTCTCACAATTGGTACTACATACGAATACATCCTTACCAATAGAGGATTGATGCGGTATATTATCTCGAGCCCAAGAGTGGATTTTCTATCCGATAATAAGGAAGGTATCTTCTCATTGATCGGATACTTCTGCATTTGTCTTAACGGTCTTGCTTTAGGATCGATGATTTTAACTGTGGTTCCAACACCACACAATCTTACTAAAATGACTAGCTCGCGTGAGGATTTGATGGCTTATCATAAATCGGGAAAAAAGAGCTGTGATTTCACCTTTACCCCCGTTCAAGGACTTACTCTCATATCACTTCTATATCATGTCTTATACTTACTGGGTGACAAATGCTATAAATACGGCGTTTCTAGAAGAATGACCAACATGCTTTACGTTCTCTGGGTCTCGGCTTATAATAGTacctttttgctttgctaCAAACTCATTGAAAACTTTGTCTGGGGAGATGTTAAAGTCCAGTATGTTGACGATAAAACATCTGccaaaaagccaaaaaacACCGATTTGAGTGTTATTGATCCTTCTGTATCCGTTCCTAGTGCTCTGACGGCTGTCAATAATAACAGTTTGGTTCTTTTCTTGGTTGCCAATCTCTTAACTGGTGTTATCAACATGAGTTATGATACATTAGATTCCTCAGACTGGTCTGGAATTCTTGTTCTTATGGGTTATACCTTTATTTTATCGACATTTACAATGGTGCTGTATCATCTGGGAATTAAGCTTAGGTGA